One part of the Paenibacillus silvisoli genome encodes these proteins:
- a CDS encoding bactofilin family protein: MFNWKKDKISAKLTDTFIGEGTIVEGTIRSEGGVRLEGQLRGDLSCKGDVVIGESGFAVSNMTANNVILAGQVTGNVHIAGKMTITATGKLYGDLTAATLTIEDGGVFQGKSTMDQDEPIAHPLDRRTGVDRRSGIDTGYTGLERRSGIDRRTGIGLVDSEVAAVPKKISFRAPAAVETDEAESLADVDPIKERGRAFLSSMSENGGGVRVGGDEIELVGEIKEEQLQQAQARSNEGLNVDERAALSSVVLTEAVAAAVVLGENEVAAGVEGDALVAEGDALGADVAVEPVALGADEQVTLDAGESVALGAGEPVALGADVAVEPVALGADVAAEPVALGADEQVAVEPAALGAGEAPAESIGNGVIEAGEYVALEPLEVDASELVTPDVPATIGSEAARFGASDDDDNSFINAIDFATTKSVSSGDENPAATGNIYGYGFEERANGSTAAADSERDAHSKPSNGRSAAEAAALLKNW, encoded by the coding sequence ATGTTCAATTGGAAAAAAGACAAGATTAGCGCGAAATTGACCGATACGTTCATCGGGGAAGGCACCATTGTGGAAGGCACGATCCGCTCGGAAGGCGGCGTCCGTCTGGAAGGACAGCTTCGCGGCGATCTCTCGTGCAAGGGCGATGTCGTCATTGGCGAGAGCGGTTTTGCGGTGTCGAATATGACGGCGAACAATGTGATTTTGGCGGGACAGGTCACCGGAAACGTGCATATTGCGGGCAAAATGACCATCACGGCAACCGGAAAATTGTACGGCGATTTGACGGCGGCGACGCTGACGATCGAGGATGGCGGCGTATTCCAAGGCAAAAGCACGATGGATCAGGACGAGCCGATCGCGCATCCGCTTGATCGCCGCACCGGCGTAGACCGGCGCAGCGGCATCGACACCGGCTATACGGGCCTGGAACGCCGAAGCGGCATCGACCGCCGTACGGGAATCGGTCTAGTCGACAGCGAAGTCGCGGCCGTTCCGAAGAAGATCAGCTTCCGCGCCCCGGCAGCCGTTGAAACGGACGAGGCGGAAAGCTTGGCAGACGTCGATCCGATCAAGGAGCGCGGGAGAGCGTTTTTGTCGAGCATGAGCGAGAATGGCGGCGGCGTGAGGGTCGGCGGCGATGAGATCGAGTTAGTGGGAGAGATAAAAGAAGAACAACTTCAGCAAGCGCAAGCTCGCTCGAACGAAGGCTTGAATGTGGATGAGCGCGCGGCTTTGAGCAGTGTGGTTTTGACGGAGGCCGTCGCAGCCGCAGTGGTCCTCGGGGAGAACGAGGTGGCTGCGGGGGTTGAGGGTGATGCGCTAGTGGCGGAGGGTGATGCGCTAGGCGCGGATGTGGCGGTAGAACCGGTTGCGCTAGGCGCGGATGAGCAAGTGACGCTAGACGCGGGTGAGTCAGTTGCGCTGGGCGCGGGCGAGCCAGTTGCGCTGGGCGCGGATGTGGCGGTAGAGCCGGTTGCGCTGGGCGCGGATGTGGCGGCGGAGCCGGTTGCGCTGGGCGCGGATGAGCAAGTGGCAGTAGAGCCAGCAGCGCTTGGCGCGGGTGAGGCGCCGGCCGAAAGTATTGGAAATGGAGTGATTGAAGCTGGTGAGTATGTGGCGCTGGAGCCACTAGAGGTAGACGCGAGTGAGTTAGTTACGCCGGACGTACCGGCTACGATTGGCAGTGAAGCAGCCAGATTCGGCGCTTCCGACGACGACGACAACTCGTTTATTAACGCGATTGACTTTGCGACAACGAAGTCGGTAAGCAGCGGTGACGAGAACCCGGCTGCGACCGGTAATATTTACGGATACGGCTTCGAGGAACGCGCGAACGGCAGCACTGCGGCTGCCGATTCGGAGCGAGATGCGCATTCGAAGCCGTCGAACGGCCGCAGCGCCGCGGAAGCGGCAGCGCTGTTGAAAAATTGGTAA
- the guaA gene encoding glutamine-hydrolyzing GMP synthase, with amino-acid sequence MNKPNEMIVVLDFGGQYNQLIARRIRDLGVYSELLPYNTSVERIRELQPKGIVFSGGPASVYEEKAPQVDPAIYDLGLPIFGICYGMQLIAHQLEGKVERAGKREYGKADVEFIAGSELVKDLNNSQTVWMSHGDHVVELPKGFRVDASTEHAPIAAMSHAERKLFAVQFHPEVRHSVQGNEMIRNFLYNVCGCEGNWSMSTFIDDTIRDIRAQVGKGKVLCALSGGVDSSVVAILLHKAIGDQLTCMFIDHGLLRKGEAESVMETFVGKFDMKVVKIDASERFLGKLKGVDDPEQKRKIIGNEFIYVFQEESAKFDDFEFLAQGTLYTDIVESGTATAQTIKSHHNVGGLPEDIKFKLVEPLKALFKDEVRKVGEECGLPEAIVWRQPFPGPGLAIRVLGEVTEDKLKIVRDSDAILRDEIAKAGLDREIWQYFTALPNMKSVGVMGDARTYSYTVGIRAVTSIDGMTADWARIPWDVLEKISVRIVNEVDNVNRIVYDVTSKPPATIEWE; translated from the coding sequence GTGAACAAGCCAAATGAAATGATCGTCGTCCTCGATTTCGGTGGACAGTACAACCAGTTGATTGCAAGACGTATCCGGGATTTGGGCGTGTACAGCGAATTGCTGCCATACAATACCTCGGTGGAACGGATCCGCGAACTGCAGCCGAAAGGCATCGTGTTCTCGGGAGGACCGGCAAGTGTGTATGAGGAGAAAGCGCCGCAAGTGGATCCGGCGATTTACGACCTGGGCTTGCCGATCTTCGGCATCTGCTACGGCATGCAGCTGATCGCGCACCAGCTCGAAGGTAAAGTTGAGCGCGCGGGCAAACGCGAATACGGCAAAGCAGACGTTGAATTCATTGCGGGCAGCGAGCTCGTGAAAGATCTCAACAACAGCCAAACCGTATGGATGAGCCATGGCGACCACGTCGTGGAGCTGCCGAAGGGCTTCCGCGTCGATGCAAGCACGGAGCACGCGCCGATCGCGGCGATGAGCCACGCGGAGCGCAAGCTGTTCGCGGTTCAATTCCACCCGGAAGTGCGCCACTCCGTACAAGGCAACGAAATGATCCGCAACTTCCTGTACAACGTGTGCGGCTGCGAAGGCAACTGGAGCATGAGCACGTTCATTGACGACACGATCCGCGACATCCGCGCTCAGGTCGGCAAAGGTAAGGTTCTTTGCGCGTTGTCCGGCGGCGTAGATTCCTCCGTTGTAGCGATCCTGCTGCACAAAGCGATCGGCGACCAGCTGACTTGCATGTTCATCGACCACGGCTTGCTGCGTAAAGGCGAAGCCGAGAGCGTGATGGAAACGTTCGTCGGCAAGTTCGACATGAAAGTGGTCAAAATCGATGCCAGCGAGCGCTTCCTGGGCAAGCTGAAAGGCGTCGACGATCCGGAGCAAAAGCGTAAAATTATCGGCAACGAGTTCATCTACGTGTTCCAAGAGGAATCCGCGAAATTCGACGATTTCGAATTCCTCGCTCAAGGCACGCTTTATACGGATATCGTCGAGAGCGGCACCGCTACGGCGCAAACGATCAAGTCGCACCACAATGTAGGCGGCTTGCCGGAAGACATCAAGTTCAAGCTTGTCGAGCCGCTTAAAGCGCTGTTCAAAGACGAAGTTCGTAAAGTCGGCGAAGAGTGCGGCCTGCCTGAAGCGATCGTATGGCGTCAGCCGTTCCCGGGTCCGGGTCTTGCGATCCGCGTGCTTGGCGAAGTTACGGAGGACAAGCTGAAGATCGTCCGCGATTCCGACGCGATTTTGCGCGACGAGATCGCCAAAGCCGGTCTTGACCGCGAAATTTGGCAATATTTCACGGCGCTGCCGAACATGAAGAGCGTTGGCGTCATGGGCGACGCGCGTACGTACTCGTACACGGTCGGCATCCGCGCCGTAACGTCCATCGACGGCATGACAGCGGACTGGGCGCGTATCCCTTGGGATGTGCTCGAGAAAATCTCGGTTCGTATCGTCAACGAAGTAGATAACGTTAACCGTATCGTGTACGACGTAACGTCCAAGCCACCGGCAACGATCGAGTGGGAATAG
- a CDS encoding ParM/StbA family protein — protein sequence MIKIAGIDIGNDSVKLVVDGSSEPIVVPSILSPGYERHVFQDEDSPLKALDVRVYSPKLKKNNQRYFVGLLAMEDQDNSELEETDNKATSDQALIVALTALAYAGLTSQTYEPVDGQTVQAVEYIVGTGLPVRTYAGFHKILEERLVGEHEVTFLSTPKLRGRSIRVIIKRAVVSIEGAAALFHMATHDNLTVKNEELYYGCIGICEMGALTTDFPVVKRMSIDNQFSTGEQFGLAGYLDNIIRDVEDQFGHRFPSRTKLIQRIKSRDYVIQRIGEGQADIRPIVDIYFERAANKVLDLILKRWKKNPDIQCFYVLGGGATALREYINEAAGSVRLRFVSDSEFQNMYGYLKLAKNKTNQALAATAGAVTAAASSEQE from the coding sequence GTGATAAAAATTGCAGGCATCGATATTGGTAACGATAGTGTGAAGCTGGTGGTCGACGGTTCGTCCGAGCCGATCGTCGTACCGAGCATCCTTTCGCCGGGGTACGAACGTCATGTATTCCAGGATGAGGATTCCCCGCTAAAAGCACTAGACGTCCGGGTATACAGCCCGAAGCTGAAAAAGAACAACCAGCGCTACTTCGTCGGCTTGCTGGCGATGGAGGATCAAGATAATTCGGAGCTGGAGGAGACCGATAACAAGGCGACCAGCGATCAAGCGCTGATCGTGGCGCTGACGGCGCTCGCCTATGCGGGGCTTACGAGCCAAACGTACGAGCCGGTCGACGGCCAGACGGTGCAAGCCGTGGAATATATCGTGGGAACGGGTCTTCCGGTCCGTACATACGCAGGCTTTCATAAAATCCTCGAGGAGCGTCTCGTCGGCGAGCATGAAGTGACGTTCCTCTCCACGCCAAAGCTGCGCGGCCGCTCGATCCGCGTCATCATTAAGCGCGCGGTCGTTTCCATCGAAGGCGCGGCGGCTCTGTTCCATATGGCGACGCACGACAACTTGACGGTGAAGAACGAGGAGTTGTACTACGGCTGCATCGGCATTTGCGAAATGGGCGCGTTGACGACGGATTTTCCGGTCGTGAAACGGATGAGCATCGACAACCAGTTCAGCACGGGCGAGCAATTCGGCCTGGCGGGCTACCTCGACAATATCATCCGTGACGTCGAAGACCAGTTCGGCCACCGGTTCCCGAGCCGTACGAAGCTCATTCAGCGGATTAAGAGCCGCGATTACGTCATTCAGCGCATCGGTGAAGGCCAGGCGGATATTCGCCCGATCGTCGATATTTATTTTGAACGCGCGGCGAATAAGGTGCTCGATCTGATTCTGAAGCGCTGGAAAAAGAACCCGGACATTCAATGCTTCTACGTCCTCGGCGGCGGCGCAACCGCGCTGCGCGAGTACATCAACGAAGCGGCGGGCTCCGTTCGCCTTCGTTTCGTGAGCGACAGCGAGTTCCAGAACATGTACGGCTACCTGAAGCTGGCCAAAAATAAAACGAACCAAGCGCTCGCCGCCACCGCAGGTGCTGTAACTGCAGCCGCTTCGAGCGAGCAAGAGTAA
- a CDS encoding NCS2 family permease, whose protein sequence is MGGFFRLKEHGTNVRTEIMAGLTTFMTMAYILAVNPGILGSAGLDAYSVFLATALAGGIFTIAMGLFANFPVALAPGMGLNAYFAATVLASAATDTPISPSMALTAVFISGIIFLILTITQVRQLLITAVPDSLKHAITVGIGLFITIIGLKNSGVMTIGVENTATDIPKGVFTDVMGFETVFHMGSLENSSVYLTLIGVLIIAVLMVLRVPGAILFGILGVTVIAILTGDVDVKAALDGQSWSPDFSKGNFFDFDFKGVMDAGLISVIATFTFVELFDTFGTLVGTANRAGYMKDPEKGKKLVGKAMLVDAVGVSGGAMLGTSTVTAFVESSAGIAQGGRTGLTAVTTGVAFLAALFLWPLISLIPGSATAAALIIVGVLMVQSIKEIDFQDMVYAIPSFLTIAMMPFTYNIANGISFGIVSYVVLATLANVSGKKGSYKVHWLMWVLAILVVARYAFIGSQG, encoded by the coding sequence ATGGGCGGTTTCTTTCGTTTGAAGGAACACGGAACAAATGTAAGGACAGAAATTATGGCGGGCCTTACGACTTTCATGACGATGGCATATATTTTGGCCGTCAATCCGGGCATTCTCGGATCTGCAGGACTTGATGCGTATTCTGTATTTTTGGCAACGGCTCTTGCCGGCGGTATTTTCACGATCGCCATGGGCTTGTTCGCGAACTTCCCGGTAGCGCTGGCGCCAGGGATGGGGCTTAACGCGTACTTCGCGGCAACGGTGTTGGCATCCGCGGCGACGGACACGCCGATTTCGCCTTCGATGGCGCTGACGGCCGTATTTATTTCCGGTATTATTTTCTTGATTCTGACGATTACGCAAGTCCGACAATTGCTTATTACCGCAGTTCCCGACAGCTTGAAACATGCCATTACGGTCGGTATCGGCTTGTTCATCACGATCATCGGGTTGAAAAACAGCGGCGTCATGACGATCGGCGTTGAAAATACGGCAACGGATATTCCTAAAGGCGTATTTACGGATGTAATGGGCTTCGAAACGGTGTTTCACATGGGCAGCCTGGAAAACTCCAGCGTCTACCTGACGCTGATCGGCGTATTGATCATCGCGGTTCTCATGGTGCTTCGCGTGCCTGGCGCAATCCTGTTCGGTATCTTGGGCGTTACGGTCATCGCGATTCTGACTGGCGACGTGGACGTGAAAGCGGCGCTGGACGGCCAATCGTGGAGCCCGGATTTCAGCAAAGGCAACTTCTTCGACTTCGACTTCAAAGGCGTTATGGACGCCGGCTTGATCTCGGTTATCGCAACGTTTACGTTCGTTGAATTGTTCGATACGTTCGGCACGCTCGTCGGTACGGCGAACCGCGCAGGCTACATGAAAGACCCTGAGAAGGGCAAGAAGCTTGTCGGTAAAGCGATGCTGGTCGACGCTGTCGGCGTAAGCGGCGGCGCAATGCTCGGTACGAGCACGGTAACGGCATTCGTGGAAAGCTCCGCGGGTATCGCGCAAGGCGGACGTACAGGTCTGACCGCGGTAACGACTGGCGTAGCGTTCTTGGCAGCTCTGTTCCTGTGGCCGCTCATCTCGTTGATCCCGGGCTCCGCTACGGCGGCTGCGCTGATCATCGTTGGCGTGCTGATGGTGCAATCGATCAAAGAAATCGACTTCCAAGACATGGTGTACGCAATCCCGTCCTTCTTGACGATTGCGATGATGCCATTCACGTACAACATCGCGAACGGTATTTCCTTCGGTATCGTTTCGTATGTTGTTCTTGCAACGCTGGCGAACGTGTCCGGCAAAAAAGGCAGCTACAAAGTGCACTGGCTCATGTGGGTGCTCGCGATCCTCGTTGTCGCGCGGTACGCGTTCATCGGAAGCCAAGGCTAA
- a CDS encoding transglutaminase-like domain-containing protein: protein MSARQAVNAAGSGGGAGNGQPSKQEQDRAGLSFFNLFSRRTVTSLLLFGLIIEWLLPLKQLQVYTELYHVEPLLIAVGLFMAVGLFVPPTWLSILLNGCVTVGTVLVLFRSQYAPGQSVFSGLLGSLSRDLDQMLQGNMMLGGEARTLLLVSGLGMMALAVQSLVWLRQWGLGLTALTAAYLLLLNGFLGLQVFPNLLRALAEGLLLSVLVTVPRMERYMGMSGLFRPSDRKSDVAGWSVNWWNGAAWLAVLILAAGIGSVWGMAKQTPAEPAPWAADAIEWGQHKLNSHEAGVKQKGSLTAAEEAMAAEGLGDAGMTGYGLDDRLLGGSLSQDHTVLFTVASKEATYLRGESKSVYTGMGWEQEAHDWLTLNVSAYEAEEDSRLLVQTITAAHPMAGWPLLAGGAEARVTAIRMVGGGGVGAGGTDGASGVGETGVTDGASGSGEAGVTDGTSGSGSERPVEYRRDAATGALYPAGDDDRVLSYTVAAELPELALDELRNAASAVEPVVGAEEKADSTGSTSGGDMDTDTDTDTETDTKIGSDTSAKANKSTEPQEKTASSAYVETVALEEAYTQLPDGLPARVGDLAADIIAKAGSPANRYDQVQAVAAYLRSHYAYSLQSSVPAAGTDFVDDFLFRQDQGYCVHFASAMAVMLRTQGIPARYVKGFAPGEAMEGTPGGAGLYTVRASDAHAWVEVFFPGVGWVAFEPTPGFAAPGSGAAGDASSSAAAGDGAKLDAAGADGATAGGEAASGARALAGRLAAQLQAAAEQAADAAQRGGHALAQAGRAAMAMQPWAMAALAAGATAAAGLAMAAARRRRERFAFGSALRRYGSALQAGRHTAARWHFLQLADACWRELYERCGAKPLHRTAREFAAEALPGLPPETAQLVAEFVRWDEAARYDASWREQPTLQQMTSLVAGLRTRQS from the coding sequence ATGTCGGCACGGCAAGCAGTTAATGCGGCGGGATCGGGCGGAGGAGCGGGTAACGGGCAGCCTTCGAAGCAGGAGCAGGATCGGGCGGGGCTGTCTTTTTTTAATTTGTTTTCTCGTCGGACGGTCACGAGCTTGCTGCTGTTCGGTCTCATTATCGAGTGGCTGCTCCCGCTCAAGCAGCTGCAGGTTTACACGGAGCTGTATCATGTAGAACCGCTGCTTATCGCAGTCGGGCTGTTCATGGCGGTAGGGTTGTTCGTGCCTCCGACTTGGCTGTCGATTTTGTTGAATGGCTGCGTTACGGTGGGGACGGTGCTCGTATTGTTCCGTTCGCAGTATGCGCCGGGTCAGAGCGTATTTTCCGGGCTGCTGGGCTCGCTGTCCCGCGATCTCGATCAAATGCTGCAGGGCAACATGATGCTGGGCGGCGAAGCGCGAACGCTTCTGCTGGTCAGCGGTCTCGGCATGATGGCGCTGGCCGTGCAGTCGCTCGTTTGGCTGCGGCAGTGGGGACTGGGGCTGACCGCGTTGACGGCGGCTTATTTGCTGCTTCTCAATGGCTTTTTGGGGCTGCAGGTGTTTCCGAATTTGCTGCGCGCGTTAGCGGAAGGATTGCTGCTGAGCGTGCTCGTTACGGTGCCCCGCATGGAGCGATATATGGGGATGAGCGGGCTGTTCCGGCCTTCCGATCGCAAAAGCGACGTGGCAGGGTGGTCCGTCAACTGGTGGAATGGCGCGGCTTGGCTGGCTGTGCTGATTTTGGCGGCTGGCATCGGTTCAGTCTGGGGAATGGCGAAGCAGACGCCGGCCGAACCGGCGCCTTGGGCTGCTGATGCGATCGAGTGGGGGCAGCATAAACTGAACAGCCATGAAGCCGGCGTGAAGCAGAAGGGATCGTTGACCGCGGCCGAGGAGGCAATGGCTGCCGAAGGACTCGGCGATGCGGGGATGACCGGGTACGGGCTGGATGACCGGCTGCTCGGCGGGTCGCTGTCGCAGGATCATACGGTGCTGTTCACGGTAGCTTCGAAGGAGGCGACCTACCTGCGCGGCGAAAGCAAATCCGTCTATACCGGCATGGGCTGGGAGCAGGAGGCGCATGATTGGCTGACGCTGAACGTGTCGGCGTACGAGGCCGAGGAGGATTCGCGCTTGCTCGTGCAGACGATTACGGCCGCGCATCCTATGGCTGGCTGGCCGCTGCTCGCCGGAGGAGCGGAAGCGAGGGTTACGGCGATTCGGATGGTTGGCGGGGGTGGTGTTGGAGCCGGGGGAACCGATGGAGCTAGTGGTGTCGGTGAAACAGGAGTAACCGATGGAGCTAGCGGAAGCGGTGAAGCTGGAGTAACCGATGGAACTAGCGGAAGCGGTAGTGAAAGGCCGGTTGAGTATCGGCGGGATGCCGCTACCGGGGCGCTTTACCCGGCCGGCGACGATGACCGGGTGCTTAGCTACACGGTAGCGGCAGAGCTCCCGGAGCTGGCACTGGATGAGCTGCGCAACGCGGCTTCGGCTGTGGAGCCGGTTGTTGGTGCAGAGGAGAAGGCTGACAGCACGGGCAGCACAAGTGGCGGAGATATGGATACGGATACGGATACGGATACGGAAACGGATACGAAGATCGGTTCGGACACGAGTGCGAAGGCTAACAAAAGTACTGAACCTCAGGAAAAGACGGCTTCGAGCGCTTATGTCGAAACGGTTGCGCTGGAGGAGGCCTATACCCAGCTGCCGGACGGGCTGCCGGCGAGGGTAGGGGATTTGGCGGCCGACATTATCGCCAAAGCGGGATCGCCGGCGAACCGCTACGATCAGGTGCAAGCTGTGGCCGCTTATTTGCGCAGCCACTATGCGTATTCGCTGCAGTCGTCGGTCCCGGCGGCCGGCACGGACTTCGTCGACGACTTTCTGTTCCGCCAGGATCAGGGCTATTGCGTGCATTTCGCCTCGGCGATGGCGGTGATGCTCCGGACGCAAGGGATTCCGGCGCGTTACGTAAAAGGTTTTGCGCCGGGCGAAGCCATGGAGGGAACGCCTGGCGGAGCGGGGCTGTACACCGTTCGCGCAAGCGATGCGCACGCGTGGGTGGAGGTGTTTTTCCCTGGCGTCGGCTGGGTTGCCTTTGAGCCGACGCCGGGTTTTGCGGCACCGGGCAGCGGTGCCGCCGGCGACGCGTCTTCGTCTGCTGCGGCAGGCGATGGCGCGAAGCTGGATGCCGCAGGCGCGGATGGCGCTACGGCCGGCGGCGAAGCCGCAAGCGGCGCCCGCGCGCTGGCGGGGCGCCTGGCAGCGCAGCTGCAGGCGGCGGCGGAGCAAGCCGCCGATGCCGCGCAGCGCGGGGGGCACGCCCTCGCGCAAGCGGGGCGCGCGGCCATGGCCATGCAGCCGTGGGCCATGGCTGCGCTGGCCGCAGGCGCCACCGCCGCAGCGGGCCTCGCCATGGCGGCGGCGCGGCGCAGGCGCGAACGCTTCGCGTTCGGAAGCGCGCTGCGACGCTATGGCAGCGCGCTTCAAGCGGGCCGGCATACCGCGGCCCGCTGGCACTTCCTCCAGCTCGCGGACGCCTGCTGGCGCGAGCTGTACGAACGGTGCGGCGCGAAGCCGCTGCACCGCACCGCGCGCGAATTCGCGGCGGAGGCGCTGCCGGGCCTGCCGCCGGAAACCGCGCAGCTAGTCGCTGAATTCGTGCGCTGGGACGAAGCGGCGCGCTATGACGCGTCCTGGCGCGAGCAGCCGACGCTGCAGCAAATGACGTCGCTCGTCGCAGGCCTCCGAACGCGGCAGAGCTGA
- a CDS encoding peptidylprolyl isomerase, with translation MSKRKSNMLFRKTGVIAMVVAGMTLAAGAGAYAATKMTLIVNGKKSAVEPVSIKGVTYVPIRSAAEMLGANVNYNASSNSVMITSKPAKSPLGDAGNEAVGSVNGVTITKNQLYDTMIAVGGQQTLNNLIQDELVLQEAKKKGIVISDKDAEAEIANIKKRFPSESEFQTALQQANMTLEDLKKQIPAQLRIRKLAEQRVKVTDEEVKQYFEANRANFDQPAQVKASHILVATKAEADAIMKQLKAGADFAKLAKEKSEDTGSKDAGGNLGFFGKGVMVAEFEEAAFSIKAGELGGPIQTQFGYHIIKVTDRKEAKAAKLEEEKEAIREQLMDQKVSELSPALLEELKAKAKITNTLQGKQQNKG, from the coding sequence GTGAGTAAACGTAAAAGCAACATGCTATTTCGAAAGACCGGCGTCATTGCGATGGTTGTAGCGGGGATGACGCTAGCGGCAGGCGCCGGAGCGTACGCCGCAACGAAAATGACCTTGATCGTAAATGGCAAGAAATCGGCCGTAGAACCGGTGTCCATTAAAGGCGTTACCTACGTTCCTATCCGTTCGGCGGCTGAGATGTTAGGCGCTAATGTCAACTACAATGCCTCATCGAATTCCGTCATGATCACGAGCAAGCCCGCAAAGTCTCCGCTTGGCGATGCCGGCAACGAAGCGGTTGGTTCCGTGAATGGCGTGACCATTACGAAGAACCAGCTGTACGATACGATGATTGCGGTTGGCGGACAGCAAACGCTGAACAATCTGATTCAAGATGAGCTTGTGCTGCAAGAGGCGAAGAAGAAAGGGATCGTCATCAGCGACAAAGACGCGGAAGCGGAAATCGCGAACATCAAGAAGCGGTTCCCGTCCGAATCGGAATTTCAAACCGCGCTCCAACAAGCGAACATGACGCTTGAGGATTTGAAGAAGCAAATCCCCGCGCAGCTTCGCATTCGCAAGCTCGCCGAGCAGCGCGTGAAGGTGACGGACGAAGAGGTCAAACAATATTTTGAGGCGAACAGAGCGAATTTCGATCAGCCTGCGCAGGTAAAAGCATCGCATATTTTGGTCGCAACGAAAGCGGAGGCCGACGCCATTATGAAGCAGCTGAAAGCAGGCGCGGATTTTGCGAAGCTGGCGAAAGAGAAATCGGAGGACACAGGCAGCAAAGATGCGGGCGGCAATCTAGGCTTCTTCGGCAAAGGGGTAATGGTTGCCGAGTTTGAGGAAGCGGCGTTCTCGATTAAGGCTGGGGAGCTGGGCGGGCCGATCCAGACGCAGTTTGGTTACCACATCATCAAAGTAACGGACCGTAAGGAAGCGAAGGCGGCGAAGCTGGAAGAGGAAAAAGAGGCAATCCGCGAGCAGCTCATGGACCAGAAAGTCTCCGAGCTTTCCCCGGCATTGCTGGAAGAATTAAAGGCGAAGGCGAAAATTACGAATACGCTTCAAGGAAAGCAGCAAAATAAAGGTTAA
- a CDS encoding M23 family metallopeptidase — MRKFLRSMPNYTFLVLPDGSKPALKFRVPAALLLAVPTLIFLLIVIASLFYLQHERSNQQLELLQLQLTSASESHQTQLAGKEKMIEQLQTDLVQLAQQAETVNARMEELNKLESDMKSLVGLPPANPDKDGDENGIGGERQDATDEDIFGLAKQTKAFYSSIGGGIEDLKNRLNATSREVQKKKQELRATPTFWPTESDRITSLFGVRIDPFTNHPGVHSGIDIAGRTGDSVYAAADGTVLDAGYMSERGNYIAVSHKNGIVTKYMHLNSVLAQEGDRVKQGEPIGLLGSTGRSTGPHLHFEVMKDGVSVDPKPYLKMGIKGIPADVQLEKRQD; from the coding sequence ATGAGAAAATTTTTGCGAAGCATGCCGAATTATACTTTTCTTGTCTTACCGGACGGCAGCAAGCCGGCACTGAAGTTTCGGGTGCCCGCGGCGCTGCTGCTCGCAGTTCCTACTCTCATTTTCCTGCTGATTGTTATAGCATCATTGTTCTATCTGCAGCATGAACGAAGCAATCAACAACTGGAACTGCTTCAACTCCAGCTCACCTCCGCATCCGAGTCTCACCAAACGCAGCTGGCGGGCAAAGAGAAAATGATCGAACAGCTGCAAACCGATCTGGTCCAATTAGCCCAACAGGCGGAGACCGTCAACGCCCGCATGGAAGAGCTGAACAAGCTCGAATCGGACATGAAGTCGCTCGTCGGCCTCCCTCCCGCCAATCCGGACAAGGATGGAGACGAGAACGGCATCGGCGGCGAGCGGCAGGATGCAACCGACGAAGATATCTTCGGGCTCGCGAAGCAAACGAAAGCGTTCTATTCCTCTATCGGCGGCGGGATCGAGGATTTGAAGAACAGGCTGAACGCCACGAGCCGCGAGGTGCAAAAAAAGAAGCAGGAGCTCCGCGCCACGCCCACGTTCTGGCCGACGGAATCCGACCGCATTACTTCGCTGTTCGGCGTCCGCATCGACCCTTTTACGAACCATCCGGGCGTGCACAGCGGCATTGATATTGCCGGACGGACGGGCGATTCCGTGTACGCGGCAGCCGATGGGACCGTGCTGGATGCCGGCTATATGAGCGAACGAGGCAACTACATCGCGGTGTCGCACAAGAACGGCATCGTGACCAAATATATGCATTTGAACAGCGTGTTGGCGCAAGAAGGCGACCGCGTGAAGCAGGGCGAGCCGATCGGCTTGCTCGGTTCCACGGGGCGCAGCACAGGGCCTCATCTTCATTTTGAAGTGATGAAGGACGGGGTGTCCGTTGATCCAAAACCATATTTGAAAATGGGGATAAAGGGGATTCCAGCAGATGTTCAATTGGAAAAAAGACAAGATTAG